The sequence below is a genomic window from Thalassobaculum sp. OXR-137.
CCGGCTTGCAGGGGGCGAAGCCGACGCCGCAATTGCCCATGACCGCGGTGGTGACGCCATGCCAGGCCGACGGCGCCATGTGTCGGTCCCAGACCGCCTGACCGTCGTAATGGGTGTGGATGTCGACGAAGCCGGGGGTGACGATCTTGTCCTTGGCGTCGATCTCCTCGGCCGCCTTGAGGCCGCCGATATCGCCGACCGCCAGGATCTTGTCGCCGGCCAGCGCCACGTCGCCCTCGTAGGCGGCGCCGCCGGTACCGTCGACGATCGTACCGCCGCGGATGATGAGAGTGGCTTCGCTGGACATGGTGTCTCCTCCGATGGTCGAGTTTCCCGACCTTATTGGTTGTCTTGGCAACTATAATCTAGCCAATGAAACCCCCGCTCGTGAAGTGCCATCCGCGCACGACACTTTCTCTGGCGTGAAAGTCATGGGTATCATCGGCTTCCCGCCACCGGTCGGGCGCTGGCGCGCGGCCCCGGAACGACGTCCATGAACGATAAGAACACTCCGTCGATGGCGGGTTCTCCAGCGTTTGAACCGCCGGCCGACCGGCCCGCCCTCGGCATCGCCCTGCTGTTGCTGGGCATGTTCGTGTTCACCGCGATGGACGGTGTCGCCAAGGGGCTGGCCAGCCAGGGCATGCCGCCGGAGCGGATCGCCATGCTGCGCTATCTGCTGGTCACCGCGATCCTGGCACCGGTGGTGGTGGCCCGCTGGAAGCATCGGCCGATCCACACCTCGCGGCCGGTCCTGCACATCCTGCGCGGGGTGCTGCTGATCGCCTCGGCGACCCTGTTCGTCTATGCCATGCGGACCCTGCCGCTGGAGACGGCGACGGCGATCGGCTTCGTGTCGCCGCTCTACGTGACGGCGCTGTCGATCCCGTTTCTCGGCGAGAAGGTGGGGGCGCGCCGCTGGGCGGCGGTGGGCGTGGGCTTCCTCGGCGTCATGGTGATCCTGCGGCCGGGGACGGTGGCCTTCGTGCCGGAGATGCTGATCCCGCTGGTGTCGTCCTTCTGCTGGGCCTGCGGTCTGATCATCACCCGGGCGATGAGGGGCCGGGAAGGCGCGCTGACGATCCTGATCTGGTCGACGATCAGCGGCATGGTGGTGATCGCACCGCTCGGGATTTCCAGTTGGGAGATGCCGACGGCGACCCAGTGGGCGATGCTGGTGGTCATCGCCTTCTGCCATGCCGCCGGCCAGTACCTGACGATCCGCGCCTTCAGCCTGGCCTCGGCCTCTGTGCTGGCGCCGTTCTCCTACAGCACGATCATCTGGGCGACCCTGATCGGAATCTTCGCCTTCGACTCCTACCCGGATTTCTGGACCATCGCCGGCACCTGCCTGTTGGCGGGCGCGGGCCTGTATGTCTGGCACCGCGAGCGCAAAGTCACCGGCCAGCCGACCGTCCCCGGCGGCTCGATCTCGGAGGTCGCGCAGGAGCCGCTGGAGAGCGACGAGATCGAGCAGGAGGCCGAGCAGACGAGCTCAGAAGGTCTTGGCCCCCGTGACCGGTAGCATCACCGAATAGATCGACGTCGTCCCGGCGATGAACATGCGGTTGCGCTTGGCCCCGCCGAACACCAGGTTCGCCACCCGCTCCGGCGTCTTGATCCGGCCCAGCAGCGTGCCGTCGGGGGCGTAGCACTCCACCCCGGTGCCGGCACTGGTCCAGATCCGGCCCTCGGTATCCAGGCGGAAGCCGTCATAGATCCCGGTCTCGCAGGTCATCAGCACCTCGCCGCCGGACAGGCTGCCATTGGCGTTGACCGCGAATTGGCGGATATGCCGGTTGCCGTCCTTGTACCGGCTGAAGCCGCTGTCGACGATGTAGAGCGTCTGTTCATCGACGGAGAAGGCCAGGCCGTTGGGCCGCTGGAAGTCGTCGGCCACCACGGTCAGGGCGCCGCTGTCCGGATCGAGGCGGAAGACGTAGTCGCCGTCCTGCTCCTGCGGTGCCTTGAAGCCCTCGTAGTCGCTGTCGATGCCGTAGGCCGGGTCGGTGAACCAGATCGACCCGTCGGAGCGCACGACCACATCGTTCGGGCTGTTCAGCTTCTTGCCGTCGTAGCTGTCGGCCAGGACGGTGATGCTGCCGTCATGCTCGGTGCGGGTGACCCGACGGGTGCCATGCTCGCAGCTCACCAGCCGGCCCTGGCGGTCGACCGTGTGGCCGTTGGTGTAGTGCCCGTGATTGCCGCGGAACACGCCGGTCTCGCCGGTGCATTCGTCCCAGCGCATGATCCGGTCGTTGGGAATGTCGCTCCACAGCAGCGAGCGCATGGCGGGGAAGTAGACGGGGCCCTCGGCCCAGCGCCCGCCGGTCCAGATCCGCTCCACATTGGCGGCGGTCTTCACCAGGGTGCGGAACCGGTCGTCGAGGATGTCGAAGTCGCTCTCGGCCATGGCGGCCTCCTATCGCTGAAGACGCTTGAAGAACTCCCGGATCCGTCTGGCATTGGTGCCGAGGTCGTGACGGCCGATCCGGGAGCGTGAGCGGATGTCGACCCTTGTGCCGGATTCCTGCGGGCGCAGCCGGACGACCACGTCGTCCTTGAACCGCAGGAATGATGTGGTGGCGACGGCTTCGATCCGACCGGACTGGGGTTCGGCATGACGGATGCGCCAGCCCAGGTCGATGGCGACGTCGGTCGCCCGTCGGAAGACGGCGTCGGGCGCGTCGGGGAGGATGAGAGGCGCGATCTCCGGATAACCCTCGCGTTGCTTGTCGGCGAAGGCGGCCGGATAGGCCGGTATGTCCGTGGAGATGAACTTCGGCGGATCGAGCAGATCGGTCGTGATGTCGTTGATCGACGGCTTGGTGATCAGGGTTTGGAGCATGGGTGCATTCACATAGGCGAGGGCGAGCAGCGCTCCGACGAGAATGCAGAGAACTCCGTATGTCGCCGCGCTGCGTCCCGCCACCGTCTCACCCTTCCAGGAACTCCTTGGTCCATCTTGCGTAGTCGGCGTCCCGGGTCACCCGCTTCATCAGCTCGCCCGAGGCCACGCCCTGCAGATCCGCCGGCGCGGTGCCGTCGCGCAGCGCCTTCAGCGTGTCGTAGGTCGCCTGCACCGAGGCGGCGAAGGGCTGGTGGCCGGTCAGGCAGATCCGCACGCCCAGCGAGGCGAGCCAGTCCGCGTCGCGCAGGCTTTCCGGCAGGCCGCCCAGCATGATCGGCAGATCGGTCTCGGCCGCGACCGCTTCCAGGTCCGACTTCTCGGTGCCGCCGACCAGGAAGATCGCGTCGACCCCGGCGGCGTCATAGGCCTTCACCCGCGCGATGCAGTCGTCCAGCCCGGTGACGGCCAACGCGCTGGTGCGCCCGAAGATGGAGAGGGATTTGTCGACCCGGCCCGCCAGCGCCGCCTTCATCTTGCCGACGGCTTCCTCGACCGAGAGCAGGGCGGTCTTGCCGCCGGACCGGTGGGCGTAGGGCAGCAACGTGTCCTCGATGCTCATGCCGGAGATGCCGGCGATCTCCAGCTCCTCCAGCGTGCGCTGGACGTTCAACGCGTTGCCGTAGCCATGATCGGCATCGACCATCAGGGGGATCGAGGAGGCGCGGCAGATCCGACCGGCCTGGTCGGCGAACTCGCTGAGGGTGAGCACGATCAGGTCGGGGGCGCCCAGCACGGTCATCGAGGCGACGGAGCCGGCGAACATGCCGATCTCGAAGCCGACCTCCTCGGCGATCCGGGCCGAGATCGGGTCGAACACCGACCCCGGATAGACACAGGACTTGCCGCCCAGCACCGCGCGGAACCGCTCGCGCCGCTCACTCCACTTCATCTTCGTCTCCAACCCTTCAGTGTTCTTTGGCAGGAGACTAACGGCGGGTGGAGCCGACGACCAGGGTTCAACCGCTCAGGTCTCCCGCTCGCCGGACGCGATGGCCTTTGCGACCTCGTCGGCCGGAATGTCGTCGAAGGAGGCGTAGTTCATCCGGTACAGCCGCGCGTAGAGACCGCCCGAGGCCATGAGTTCGTCATGGCTGCCCTGTTCGACGATCTCGCCGCCCTCCAGCACGATGATCCGGTCGGCGCCCCGGATGGTCGCCAGCCGGTGGGCGATGACCATGGCGGTGCGGTCTTTCAGCAGGCGGGCCAGCGCGCGCTGAATCTCCAGCTCGGTATAGCTGTCGATGCTGGCGGTCGCTTCGTCGAGCACCAGGATCTTGGCGTCGGCCAGCAGGGCGCGGGCGAAGCTGATGAGTTGGCGCTGGCCGAGCGACAGGTTCGAGCCGCGCTGGTCCAGCATGGTCTCGTAGCCGTTCTCCAGCCGCATGATGAACTCATGCGCGCCGACGGCGGTGGCCGCGTCCTCGACCTGGGCCCGGGTGGCGCCGGTCTTGGCGTAGCGGATGTTCTCCTCGATGGTGGCGGAGAACAGGAACGGCTCCTGCAGCACCATGGCGATATGCCGGCCGAGGCTGTCCTGGGTTACCGAGCGCACGTCGCGCCCGCCGACCATCACCTGACCCTCCCACACATCGTAGAACCGATGCACCAGGGCGGTGGTGCTCGTCTTGCCGGAGCCGGTCGGGCCGACCAGGGCGACGGTCTCGCCCGGCTGCACCTTGAAGGTGATGTTGCGCAGGATCGGGTTGCCCGCCTCGTAGCCGAAGGTGACGTCGCGGAACTCGATGGCGCCGTCGATCTCGGCCGGATCCTCGGCATCGGGCGCGTCCTGCACCTCGACCTCCACGTCCATGACCTCGAAGATCCGCTGCCCGGCGGCCATGGCGCGCTGCATGATGCTGTATTGCAGGGTCAGCGAGCGGATCGGGTCGAAGAACCGCTGGACGTAGAACAGGAAGGCGACCATCACGCCGACATCCAGCGTGCTGTCGAGCACCATGGAGCCGCCGACCAGGATGACGATGGCCATGGCCGAGCCGGTCAGGGTGTCGACGATCGGCACCATGACGTTGGTGTAGCGCGAGGCGGCCAGGTGGGCCTCCAGGTTCTCGCGCGCCTTCTCCTCGAACAGGTCGAAGTTCACCGCTTCGCGGCGCAGCTCCTGGATCGCGCGGATGCCGTGGACGTTCTCGGCCAGTGCGGCATTGGTAGTCGAGCTCGCCTCGCGGGCCCGCATGAAGGCCTTGCGGGCCAGGGGCAGCCAGATGATGCGGACCAGCAGCAGCAGCGGCAGCACCGACAGGGTCAGCCCGCCCAGGGCCGGATCCAGGCTCAGCAGCACCACCACGATGCCGACCAGCAGCACCAGGTCGCCGATGGCGAAGATCGAGGATTCCAGGAATTCCTGCAGCGCATAGACGTCGCCCTGCAGCCGCGACATCAGCCGGCCGACCTCGGTTCGGTCCATGAAGGAGAGGGAGACGATCTGGAGATGGGCGTACATCGCCCGGCGCAGGTCGAACAGCAGCCGCTGGGCGGTCCGGCCGATCAGCGTCTCCATGAAATGGTTGGCGGCGTAGTTCAGCACCACCACCCCGAGGAAGGCGATGACGAAGGTCTGCAGCAGCGACAGGTCGTTCGCCCCGTCCGCC
It includes:
- a CDS encoding isocitrate lyase/PEP mutase family protein → MKWSERRERFRAVLGGKSCVYPGSVFDPISARIAEEVGFEIGMFAGSVASMTVLGAPDLIVLTLSEFADQAGRICRASSIPLMVDADHGYGNALNVQRTLEELEIAGISGMSIEDTLLPYAHRSGGKTALLSVEEAVGKMKAALAGRVDKSLSIFGRTSALAVTGLDDCIARVKAYDAAGVDAIFLVGGTEKSDLEAVAAETDLPIMLGGLPESLRDADWLASLGVRICLTGHQPFAASVQATYDTLKALRDGTAPADLQGVASGELMKRVTRDADYARWTKEFLEG
- a CDS encoding ABC transporter ATP-binding protein, encoding MTATQNQQDTTRRDAGETERPPLAVVGSQISQDEELFGRAFDPWVVKRFMAYLAPYKRQLLIGLGCVLAFTLTQLTLPLLVRATIDHALADGANDLSLLQTFVIAFLGVVVLNYAANHFMETLIGRTAQRLLFDLRRAMYAHLQIVSLSFMDRTEVGRLMSRLQGDVYALQEFLESSIFAIGDLVLLVGIVVVLLSLDPALGGLTLSVLPLLLLVRIIWLPLARKAFMRAREASSTTNAALAENVHGIRAIQELRREAVNFDLFEEKARENLEAHLAASRYTNVMVPIVDTLTGSAMAIVILVGGSMVLDSTLDVGVMVAFLFYVQRFFDPIRSLTLQYSIMQRAMAAGQRIFEVMDVEVEVQDAPDAEDPAEIDGAIEFRDVTFGYEAGNPILRNITFKVQPGETVALVGPTGSGKTSTTALVHRFYDVWEGQVMVGGRDVRSVTQDSLGRHIAMVLQEPFLFSATIEENIRYAKTGATRAQVEDAATAVGAHEFIMRLENGYETMLDQRGSNLSLGQRQLISFARALLADAKILVLDEATASIDSYTELEIQRALARLLKDRTAMVIAHRLATIRGADRIIVLEGGEIVEQGSHDELMASGGLYARLYRMNYASFDDIPADEVAKAIASGERET
- a CDS encoding DMT family transporter produces the protein MNDKNTPSMAGSPAFEPPADRPALGIALLLLGMFVFTAMDGVAKGLASQGMPPERIAMLRYLLVTAILAPVVVARWKHRPIHTSRPVLHILRGVLLIASATLFVYAMRTLPLETATAIGFVSPLYVTALSIPFLGEKVGARRWAAVGVGFLGVMVILRPGTVAFVPEMLIPLVSSFCWACGLIITRAMRGREGALTILIWSTISGMVVIAPLGISSWEMPTATQWAMLVVIAFCHAAGQYLTIRAFSLASASVLAPFSYSTIIWATLIGIFAFDSYPDFWTIAGTCLLAGAGLYVWHRERKVTGQPTVPGGSISEVAQEPLESDEIEQEAEQTSSEGLGPRDR
- a CDS encoding DUF1499 domain-containing protein; its protein translation is MAGRSAATYGVLCILVGALLALAYVNAPMLQTLITKPSINDITTDLLDPPKFISTDIPAYPAAFADKQREGYPEIAPLILPDAPDAVFRRATDVAIDLGWRIRHAEPQSGRIEAVATTSFLRFKDDVVVRLRPQESGTRVDIRSRSRIGRHDLGTNARRIREFFKRLQR
- a CDS encoding SMP-30/gluconolactonase/LRE family protein produces the protein MAESDFDILDDRFRTLVKTAANVERIWTGGRWAEGPVYFPAMRSLLWSDIPNDRIMRWDECTGETGVFRGNHGHYTNGHTVDRQGRLVSCEHGTRRVTRTEHDGSITVLADSYDGKKLNSPNDVVVRSDGSIWFTDPAYGIDSDYEGFKAPQEQDGDYVFRLDPDSGALTVVADDFQRPNGLAFSVDEQTLYIVDSGFSRYKDGNRHIRQFAVNANGSLSGGEVLMTCETGIYDGFRLDTEGRIWTSAGTGVECYAPDGTLLGRIKTPERVANLVFGGAKRNRMFIAGTTSIYSVMLPVTGAKTF